Proteins from a genomic interval of Ovis aries strain OAR_USU_Benz2616 breed Rambouillet chromosome 25, ARS-UI_Ramb_v3.0, whole genome shotgun sequence:
- the AGT gene encoding angiotensinogen → MAPAGLSLGATVLCLLAWAGLAAGDRVYIHPFHLLVHSKSNCDQLEKPSVETPADPTLTPVPIQTKSSPVDEEALWEQLVRATEKLEAEDRLRASEVGLLLNFMGFHVYKTLSETWSVASGLVFSPVALFSTLTSFYTGALDPTASRLQAFLGVPGEGQGCTSRLDGRKVLSSLQTIQGLLVAPGGASSQARLLLSTVVGLFTAPGLHLKQPFVQGLSSFAPITLPRSLDLSTDPNLAAEKINRFMHSATGWNMGRPLAAASPDSTLLFNAYVHFQGKMKGFSLLPGLTEFWVDNTTSVPVPMLSGSGTFHYWSDNQNHLSMTRVPLSANGYLLLIQPHHTLDLRKVEALIFQHNFLTRMKNLSPRAIHLTVPQLTLKASYDLQDLLAQAKLPTLLGAEANLGKISDANLRVGKVLNSVLFELKADGEQAPESVPQPAGPEALEVTLNSPFLLAVLERSSGALHFLGRVSRPLSAE, encoded by the exons ATGGCTCCCGCTGGCCTGAGCCTAGGAGCCACCGTCCTTTGCCTCTTGGCCTGGGCTGGCCTGGCTGCTGGCGACCGGGTGTATATACACCCCTTCCACCTCCTCGTCCACAGCAAGAGCAACTGTGACCAGCTGGAGAAACCCAGTGTGGAGACACCTGCAGACCCGACTCTCACACCTGTACCCATTCAGACCAAGTCATCCCCAGTGGATGAAGAGGCCCTGTGGGAACAGCTGGTTCGAGCCACTGAGAAGCTAGAGGCTGAAGACCGGCTGCGGGCCTCCGAGGTGGGGCTGCTGCTCAACTTCATGGGCTTCCACGTGTACAAGACACTGAGCGAGACATGGAGCGTGGCCAGTGGGCTTGTGTTCTCCCCAGTGGCCCTCTTCAGCACCCTGACCTCTTTCTACACGGGGGCCTTAGACCCCACGGCCAGCAGACTACAGGCATTCCTGGGTGTCCCTGGGGAGGGTCAGGGCTGCACCTCCCGGCTGGACGGCCGCAAGGTCCTGTCCTCCCTGCAGACCATCCAGGGCCTTCTGGTCGCCCCGGGTGGGGCCAGCAGTCAGGCCAGGCTGCTCCTGTCCACGGTGGTTGGCCTGTTCACAGCCCCTGGCCTGCACCTGAAGCAGCCCTTTGTGCAGGGCCTCTCTTCCTTCGCCCCAATCACTCTCCCACGCTCACTAGACTTGTCCACGGACCCAAATCTCGCTGCTGAGAAGATCAACAGGTTCATGCATTCAGCGACGGGGTGGAATATGGGCAGGCCCTTGGCAGCGGCCAGCCCAGACAGCACCCTGCTCTTCAACGCCTACGTCCACTTCCAAG GAAAGATGAAGGGGTTCTCCCTGCTGCCAGGGCTCACGGAGTTCTGGGTGGACAACACCACTTCAGTGCCGGTGCCCATGCTCTCCGGCAGCGGCACCTTCCACTACTGGAGTGACAACCAGAACCACCTCTCCATGACCCGCGTGCCCCTGAGTGCCAACGGCTACCTGCTGCTCATCCAGCCGCACCACACCCTCGACCTGCGAAAGGTGGAGGCCCTCATCTTCCAGCACAACTTCCTGACCCGAATGAAGAATCTCTCTCCTCG GGCCATCCACCTGACCGTGCCCCAGCTGACTCTGAAAGCATCCTATGACCTGCAGGACCTGCTTGCCCAGGCCAAGCTGCCTACCCTGCTGGGCGCCGAGGCAAACCTGGGCAAAATCAGCGATGCCAACCTTAGAGTTGGAAAG GTGCTGAACAGCGTTCTTTTTGAACTGAAAGCAGATGGAGAGCAGGCCCCAGAGTCCGTCCCACAGCCGGCCGGGCCAGAGGCCTTGGAGGTGACCTTGAACAGCCCGTTCCTGTTGGCTGTCCTGGAGAGAAGCTCGGGAGCCCTGCACTTCCTGGGCCGCGTGTCCCGCCCGCTGAGCGCTGAGTGA